The region TCATCAATGGCGATCGCCACATCTGGATCCTGACATTCCGCTCGCCAGGAGTTGCCCTCATAGAGCACTCGACCGGTTTCCCCCGGTAAAATAGCCATTAAACATTGGCCTTCCACCGCATCCCGCAAAATACTTTTCTGCCGAGGATGGGGGAGAAAGCGCCGCAGTAAAATAATTGACAACACCGATAACCCCAGCCAACAAAGGGACTGGAGGGCAAAACTGCCGGGT is a window of Synechocystis sp. PCC 7338 DNA encoding:
- a CDS encoding NfeD family protein; translated protein: MSPVYLWIVAGTILCLVEVIFPVDFVAVVMGLSAVATAGVALLVPGSFALQSLCWLGLSVLSIILLRRFLPHPRQKSILRDAVEGQCLMAILPGETGRVLYEGNSWRAECQDPDVAIAIDEKVYVVGRSGNTLLVYPANALQGRSDIQDQNF